In Eubalaena glacialis isolate mEubGla1 chromosome 4, mEubGla1.1.hap2.+ XY, whole genome shotgun sequence, one DNA window encodes the following:
- the TLX3 gene encoding T-cell leukemia homeobox protein 3 — translation MTQSLSGPRTLGKVSVRREAPGAPWPRRNGDPAASPPSPAQPFRPPRMEAPASAQTPHPHEPISFGIDQILNSPDQDSAPAPRGPDGANYLGGPPGGRPGATYPSLPTSFAGLGAPFEDAGSYSVNLSLAPAGVIRVPAHRPLPGAVPPPLPSALPAMPSVPTVSSLGGLNFPWMESSRRFVKDRFTAAAALTPFTVTRRIGHPYQNRTPPKRKKPRTSFSRVQICELEKRFHRQKYLASAERAALAKSLKMTDAQVKTWFQNRRTKWRRQTAEEREAERQQASRLMLQLQHDAFQKSLNDSIQPDPLCLHNSSLFALQNLQPWEEDSSKVPAVTSLV, via the exons ATGACACAGAGCCTGTCGGGCCCGCGCACTCTTGGCAAAGTTTCAGTGCGACGAGAGGCGCCGGGCGCTCCATGGCCGCGCCGTAACGGGGACCCAGCCGCCTccccgcccagcccagcccagcccttccGCCCGCCCAGGATGGAGGCGCCCGCCAGCGCGCAGACCCCGCACCCGCACGAGCCCATCAGCTTCGGCATCGACCAGATCCTCAACAGCCCGGACCAGGACAGCGCACCAGCCCCGCGGGGCCCCGACGGCGCCAACTACCTGGGAGGGCCCCCCGGGGGCCGTCCGGGCGCCACATACCCGTCTCTGCCCACCTCCTTTGCCGGCCTCGGCGCGCCCTTCGAGGACGCGGGATCTTACAGTGTCAACCTGAGCCTGGCGCCCGCCGGCGTAATCCGAGTGCCAGCGCACAGGCCGCTGCCCGGGGCCGTGCCGCCGCCTCTGCCTAGCGCGCTGCCTGCCATGCCCTCCGTGCCCACGGTCTCCAGCCTGGGCGGCCTCAATTTCCCCTGGATGGAGAGCAGCCGCCGCTTCGTAAAAGACCGTTTCACAG CGGCGGCGGCGCTCACGCCCTTCACCGTGACCCGGCGCATCGGCCACCCTTACCAGAACAGGACGCCGCCCAAGCGTAAGAAGCCGCGCACGTCCTTTTCTCGGGTGCAGATCTGCGAGCTGGAAAAGCGCTTCCACCGCCAGAAGTATCTGGCCTCGGCCGAGAGGGCGGCGCTCGCTAAGTCCCTCAAAATGACGGACGCGCAGGTCAAGACCTGGTTCCAAAACCGGAGGACCAAGTGGCG GCGGCAGACGGCGGAGGAGCGGGAGGCGGAGCGGCAGCAGGCGAGTCGGCTCATGCTGCAGCTGCAACACGACGCCTTCCAAAAGAGCCTCAACGACTCTATCCAGCCCGACCCGCTCTGTCTGCACAACTCTTCGCTCTTTGCTCTGCAGAATCTGCAGCCCTGGGAGGAGGATAGCTCCAAGGTCCCCGCCGTCACCTCTCTGGTGTGA